Part of the Kryptolebias marmoratus isolate JLee-2015 linkage group LG20, ASM164957v2, whole genome shotgun sequence genome, GCATTTTGACAACAAGAAAGTAAATTAAGTTCAATGCAGgttaataaaaagttaatatAAAACCAAAGTAACCTAAACAGTTTGTTACACTTAGGAAGGAAAATTAGATTATAAATAGGTAAATCAgttaaaattgttattttattttattaatattgtttttagcTAAGCTTGGACTGAAAAAGCTAATAGCTTTATGTATCAAAGGACCTACTGAAAGTATTTAATGTTTATGTTGACgtaattttcacattttgaccCAAAGAGAGCTGTGAAGGAACACGTGTCAGTgtaatcaataaaataaacttacaaaaggaaacaaaaactatcTGTAACAGCTGagatgaaatcaaataaaatataactcaaattaattttattttatcttgttttctcTCATCTAAAACTGAGACAGCTTATTTagtactttttaatatttacattactgtaaatttaacaaaagcagcttttaattCCCCAGATTGGCCACAAGACGGCAGTGAAGGGACACGTTTAAAAGCAGGCGATTTAAAGAAGGTGAAACAAAGTGACCTAAACGGTCTGTTACGGttgaaataactaaaatataacTAATCTAATCTGTCAAAACGGAAACCTATTAATTTGAGCTAATTTTAGAAAGCCTCCAGtcgctttatttttttttaaagaaccaaaaAGAGGTTTGAATGGAGATAATAAATGCaggtaacacaaaaacaaactgaaaagtcTGTAACAGTTGCAAAAAGTAGATCATAATTAAACTAACCTGTCATAACTGAAATTTaagttaattattattttactaacaattAGAAAACGCTTAATCACTTGATTTTTGAGGACTTTACCCCAAGTAGTTTTTGTTTAGACTGACGATGGTTTTAGTTATTAGCTTGTAGTTCCATAATTTCACCACAAGAGGGCAGCTAAGCAACacgtttatatttaaattataactttcaatttttaaaataaagcaattaaaaCGGTTGAAACAGTTGGTTTGTGACCAAAATGTAAAGCTACAAGCTTAATAAAATTAGTTTCAATGTAAACATAAAACgagaccttaaaaaaaaaaaagattttacacaCAGGAAccttttaatgtaaaacctaaaaattaaCACGCTGCAGAACTGTGTCAAGGTTAAGTTATTGGCAGAACTCATATTAAGACCTTTTTGTTGGGATGAATTCTGCAAATGACAACAAATCCTACCTTCTTCTCACTGTCGAGATTAAAAGAGGCTTTTCCCTTCTAAGccaagctttaaaaaaggaaagaaaaccgggtagacaatttaaaaatatacatttaaattaatCTCTTTACCTAAACTCTCTGTTTCAGCTGTTAAATAcgattttattcactttattttaaattactaGTATTTAATTGGAAACGTTTAGTTTACTGCCCTCCTGTGGCCAACATGCACAACTACAAGCCAAATtagtaaaatcaaattaatgcaaacacaaacaacttcCGGTcagtgttttacaaaataaaacatcgTTTTAGGTTAAAGAACgtttacttttaaatgatttactGAAATTAGTTTCAGCTTGTTGTTCTGCATTTTGACAACAAGAGAACAAATTAATTTCAATGCAGgttaataaaaaagttaatttaattaCCTGAAGTAGTTTGTATTTAGATGAgcggtctccaatcctggtcctcagggctctttgtcctgcatgttttccttgtttctctgctccaacacacctgattctgtggttaaatcacctcttcatgttctgcagaagcctgttaatcacccattgattcagatcaggtgtgttggagcagaggagcaagtaaaacctgcaggatggaggccctgaggaccaggattggacacgcCTGATTTAGATTGACGACGGTTTTAGTTATTAGCTTGTAGTTCCACATTTTCACCACAGGAGGGCAATAAAGCAACACAATCAttgtgtgtaaaagtaaaaagaaaaagcagtttaaataaatgggttataatttaataaatctgCCAAAacttaaattatattttataacctttattttttagctgGCCTAGACTGACAAAGTCTGTtcgctttattttgaaaggacttacaggaagtattttaaaattattttacctttatttcACTAATCTGGCTTGTAGTTCAACATTTTGACTTGTGAATGAACACACATTTGAGaaaatcagtttaaacaaaactgagatgATCTGTAAGAAATTAACTaagaatacataaaaaatagaaatacaaaATGTTAGAACTGATTTTGTATTAATGGATTTACTTTTAAAGGACTCAAGAGTGAACAAAAACttgtgttaaatttatttttaaaacttttactgtgaataaactgttttattaaaaaaagtcagaatgATAGACTTACTGGCAGATATCTTTCCTGTgcttataataaaaatatttgtgaaaacttggttttatttaacatcaGATTTTAATCAATATGAAAGCAGAAAGAAGACATAAACTCATTTTACATGACAATAAATCAAGATAACATTCTTTTAATCTTATTATCCCATGATAATAAAGCTCATTTATGACACTATCTTGAGAAAATGACATAAATGGTGGAatgcacattaaaacaaacacacttcctGGTTCTTCAGGTCAAAATGGCTGCTCTGAAACTGGCCTATAATAACACAAGAACTCACTTTTACAGCAGAATCGTCTAGTCAtcttaagaaaacaaagcttgtttCCTAAAGATGACAAGATAAAAAtactttggttgttttaagATAACAGAATTTGTCACCTTGTGATCTCAGCTGCAATAAATCCAAATACTGCAACAAACTCCTCCTTCATTCTGATAAATCTTCATGTACATGAATAGATTTCTTAATTTCTTTGGGTCATGATAGTGTACAATAGGTTACCTCGCACGTTTAGCATTTTGGACAATAACGAGAATATAattcatatttacattttatttgctgaaGGTGTATGTGATCAACTAGTTTTTAGTTTCTGACACAGGAAAATCCTGCGTGGCCGTTCATGAACAGTTAAAAACGCTCCaagtaaaaacctaaaaccagtGCAGAGACTCTAAATACTCAGCTGCTAACTCAAAGTACGAGTCTATTCAAGCCTGCAGAACTCAGCAGAGTCTCCCGGCCAGTAAACCCAAACTCCGGCGTGGAGCGGCTGAGTGAACgtggtctggactctgtggaggAGAGTCATGGTTTCAGAGACGCTGTAGAAGGACAGAACACCTGCTCTGTGGTCCAGGTACACTCCGACTCTggaggaaccaggacctgagatGGAGGTTNNNNNNNNNNNNNNNNNNNNNNNNNNNNNNNNNNNNNNNNNNNNNNNNNNNNNNNNNNNNNNNNNNNNNNNNNNNNNNNNNNNNNNNNNNNNNNNNNNNNNNNNNNNNNNNNNNNNNNNNNNNNNNNNNNNNNNNNNNNNNNNNNNNNNNNNNNNNNNNNNNNNNNNNNNNNNNNNNAACTCCGGCGTGGAGCGGCTGAGTGAACgtggtctggactctgtggaggAGAGTCATGGTTTCAGAGACGCTGTAGAAGGACAGAACACCTGCTCTGTGGTCCAGGTACACTCCGACTCTggaggaaccaggacctgagatggaggttttattgttgttatggAAAAACTTATATTGGTTATGATAACAGTCTAATGCCCAGGATTTGTCATTGCGTCCAAATCCACAGTCGCCTCCTGTTCTGCCGATGTTCTTGTACGCGACGGCTACGAAACCTCCGCTTCCTCTCCACTTCACCTCCAAGTAACAACGTCCCGTCAGACTCTCTCTGCTCAGGACCTGACAACAACCAGTGAATCTGTCTGGGTGTTTTGGATAAGGCTGATGTTGTTTCATCAGTGTGGCCTTCCTGTTCCCCTCAGACAGTAACAGCTGTGTGTGTACCGTGTTCGGATCCAGGGTGATTTCACACGAATATTTTAGGAAATCAGTTTGGCTTGTTGGTTCTGGTTCAGGCAGTAAAACGTCCACATCAGAGACGGTCTTTGGGGTGTTTGTCGTGTTGTCTCCCAGAATGTCCTGCAGGACATCAAAAAGCTCCTTCACAGCTGCTGTCACGTCCTCAAAGTATCTCAGAGGTTTGGTCTTGATGCTGGATGAGTGTGGAGACTCACTGAGTGCTGACACTGAGGGGTAGTTGTGGAGAAACTGGTTGTGatcctctgtgtgtgagagctgcttcagctcagcatctctcctcttcagctcagtgatctcctgctccagcttctcctgaagcTCTTTGACTCGACTcacttcagtttcctgctgggaTCTGATCTGCTGCTTCATATCAGAGCTTCTCTTCTGGATGAGACGGATCAGCTGAGAGAAGATCTCCTCACTGTCCTCCactgttttatcagcagagTGATTGATGGCCTCCACCTCCTGTTGAAGCAGCTTcacatctttctctctgtcctgGATTCTCTGCTGGATTGTTTGTCGCCTCACCTCGagctctctctgcctctcatcTCTCTCTTCTGCAGCTGAGACTGCGTCATGACCTTTATGATCATTAACTAAGCAGAGAAGACAGATGCACTTCTGATCAGTACGACAGAACATCTTCATCACCTCATCATGACGAGAGCAGATGTTCTCCTGCAGGTTCTTGGAGGGCTCCACCAGCTTGTGTTTCTGAAATGCAGCTGAATCATAATGAGGCTGAAGGTGTTTCTCACAGTAGGAGGCCAGACAGAACAAACAGGACTTGATggctttcagttttcttccagAGCAGAAATCACAGGCCACATCTTCAGGTCCAGCATAGCAGTGATCAGCAGGAGCAGCTTGGAGTCCAgtcttcttcagctgctccactAAAGCTGCTAACATGGTGTTTTTCTTCAGGACAGGCCTCTGTATAAAGGTTTCCCTGCACTGCGGGCATCTGTAGACTTTCCTGTAGTCCTCTTGATCCcagttgtttttaatacagCCCATACAGTAGCTGTGTCCACAGGGAATAGCCACCGGATCGTTCAGTAGATCCAAGCAGATCGAGCAGGAGAAGGTTGCTAGATCAAACTGATTTCCTTGCTGCTCCATTTCGGTTCTCGGTAACAGTGACTGTGTGAGTTTTCAatgcatctgtttttattttcagtcctaTGGGGgaagggaagaagaaaaaatgtggACAGACTGGAGCTGCCTGAGAACGGGAACAGGACGGTTCATCAAGTTTGTTCACATTTCAGGACAGTAAATTGAACCTTTGCCAGGTGG contains:
- the LOC108246161 gene encoding E3 ubiquitin/ISG15 ligase TRIM25-like isoform X2: MEQQGNQFDLATFSCSICLDLLNDPVAIPCGHSYCMGCIKNNWDQEDYRKVYRCPQCRETFIQRPVLKKNTMLAALVEQLKKTGLQAAPADHCYAGPEDVACDFCSGRKLKAIKSCLFCLASYCEKHLQPHYDSAAFQKHKLVEPSKNLQENICSRHDEVMKMFCRTDQKCICLLCLVNDHKGHDAVSAAEERDERQRELEVRRQTIQQRIQDREKDVKLLQQEVEAINHSADKTVEDSEEIFSQLIRLIQKRSSDMKQQIRSQQETEVSRVKELQEKLEQEITELKRRDAELKQLSHTEDHNQFLHNYPSVSALSESPHSSSIKTKPLRYFEDVTAAVKELFDVLQDILGDNTTNTPKTVSDVDVLLPEPEPTSQTDFLKYSCEITLDPNTVHTQLLLSEGNRKATLMKQHQPYPKHPDRFTGCCQVLSRESLTGRCYLEVKWRGSGGFVAVAYKNIGRTGGDCGFGRNDKSWALDCYHNQYKFFHNNNKTSISGPGSSRVGVYLDHRAGVLSFYSVSETMTLLHRVQTTFTQPLHAGVWVYWPGDSAEFCRLE
- the LOC108246161 gene encoding E3 ubiquitin/ISG15 ligase TRIM25-like isoform X1: MEQQGNQFDLATFSCSICLDLLNDPVAIPCGHSYCMGCIKNNWDQEDYRKVYRCPQCRETFIQRPVLKKNTMLAALVEQLKKTGLQAAPADHCYAGPEDVACDFCSGRKLKAIKSCLFCLASYCEKHLQPHYDSAAFQKHKLVEPSKNLQENICSRHDEVMKMFCRTDQKCICLLCLVNDHKGHDAVSAAEERDERQRELEVRRQTIQQRIQDREKDVKLLQQEVEAINHSADKTVEDSEEIFSQLIRLIQKRSSDMKQQIRSQQETEVSRVKELQEKLEQEITELKRRDAELKQLSHTEDHNQFLHNYPSVSALSESPHSSSIKTKPLRYFEDVTAAVKELFDVLQDILGDNTTNTPKTVSDVDVLLPEPEPTSQTDFLKYSCEITLDPNTVHTQLLLSEGNRKATLMKQHQPYPKHPDRFTGCCQVLSRESLTGRCYLEVKWRGSGGFVAVAYKNIGRTGGDCGFGRNDKSWALDCYHNQYKFFHNNNKTSISGPGSSRVGVYLDHRAGVLSFYSVSETMTLLHRVQTTFTQPLHAGVWVYWPGDSAEFCRLE
- the LOC108246161 gene encoding E3 ubiquitin/ISG15 ligase TRIM25-like isoform X3 encodes the protein MEQQGNQFDLATFSCSICLDLLNDPVAIPCGHSYCMGCIKNNWDQEDYRKVYRCPQCRETFIQRPVLKKNTMLAALVEQLKKTGLQAAPADHCYAGPEDVACDFCSGRKLKAIKSCLFCLASYCEKHLQPHYDSAAFQKHKLVEPSKNLQENICSRHDEVMKMFCRTDQKCICLLCLVNDHKGHDAVSAAEERDERQRELEVRRQTIQQRIQDREKDVKLLQQEVEAINHSADKTVEDSEEIFSQLIRLIQKRSSDMKQQIRSQQETEVSRVKELQEKLEQEITELKRRDAELKQLSHTEDHNQFLHNYPSVSALSESPHSSSIKTKPLRYFEDVTAAVKELFDVLQDILGDNTTNTPKTVSDVDVLLPEPEPTSQTDFLKYSCEITLDPNTVHTQLLLSEGNRKATLMKQHQPYPKHPDRFTGCCQVLSRESLTGRCYLEVKWRGSGGFVAVAYKNIGRTGGDCGFGRNDKSWALDCYHNQYKFFHNNNKTSISGPGSSRVGVYLDHRAGVLSFYSVSETMTLLHRVQTTFTQPLHAGVWVYWPGDSAEFCRLE